From Sphaeramia orbicularis chromosome 21, fSphaOr1.1, whole genome shotgun sequence:
ATTATCACACTTTGTGTGCATGATTTAAGACCATCCAGAAAAACAAACCTTGTCTCGTCTACTCTACAACTCACCGATTGCACTAAACCAAAGACCGCTGCTGATGAAGCCATTTTCACATTTGCCTATGCTCTGTTTTCTGCTTTCTTGTCTCTTGTCGCCTATTCTTACTGaagtttttttggtgtttttgttttttaatttttttgttatttgttttattttagtgtgATTTTTTTACTGAGAATCACTGTGTGTGAGGGTGGATTTGGGGGAAGCAGGTGTTGTTTGGGGAAGGTCTAGGGAGGTTTAAGGGCTGAAGTTACTCAGACCGCCAAGTCGTTCGGCCTGGCCCTGACGCTGCTGCTCTTGCTGGCCCGACTGAGCCGCCGTGGATCCGTGCTAACCGTTACTGGCGGCTCATGCATCtccactgtggtggtggtgatgTGACCCTCCTCTGGCTCACTCTTCCCCCCACCCCAGCTGCCTGCATTAGAGGCTGAGCcggggctgctgctgctgctgctgctggaggcaGCTGTGGTTGTGTTGGTGATGCTGGTGTTACTTGTGGGCAGGAGCAGCGCAGCATCaacaggctgctgctgctgctcattgTTAGTGCtgctggaagaggaggagggggagggggaggtggCCTTCATCTCACGAGTCTGCTGCTCGGTGGCCAGGTTGGCCCAGTTCTGCTGCGTGGCCAACCTATGGTTGTTATTGTTGCTGATGTAGTAGTGGGAGGAGGGGGAGTTCTGGCGAAGGGAGTCCCCCTGCTGGAGGTCGTCCATCTTGAACTCTGCTGACGGCATGGCCGCCGGGCCCATTGGGGGCAAGAACGCCCCGCTGCCTGCTGTCACATCCGTGTAGTTGGGAGGGTAGCTGAGGCTGGAGGGGGCAGTTCTGGAGGCTGAAGCCAAACACTCAGGCTCCACAATGTCGGCGTGGTGCAGCGACTCATGGTCAGGTGCAAACTCATTTGTCATGCCCTGTTTCACTTTCTTCCATCCAAGGTGATAGATCTCTAACAAATTCAGCAAAAGAGACACGCAAGCCACTACAagcataaatataataaaaatagtcTTTTCAGTGGGCCTCGAAATGAAGCAGTCCACAGTGTTGGGGCAGGGCCAACGTGCACACTTGTACAGGGGTCTCAGCTGGAAGCCATAAAGGAAATACTGGCCCAAAATAAAACCCACTTCAAACAGGGTCTTAAAAATAATGTTGAACACATAAGTACGCAGTAATGCACCTCTGATACGGATTTTGCCGTGCTCGTCCCTGATAGGTGGCTTCTCCTTCTTGCCCCCTCCGCCTCCAGTTTCTCCACCATTTTTATAAAGGAGTTCTTTCTCCTCTTGGAATCTGTTCGCTTTGCgcatctcctcctccttctctttccgCTTCTCCTCCATGCGCACGATGTGCAGTACGTGGCCCAGGTAGATGAGGGTCGGCGTGGAGACGAAGATGATCTGCAGCACCCAGAAGCGGATGTGCGAGATAGGGAAGGCCTCATCGTAGCAGACGTTCTCACAACCGGGCTGTTGGGTGTTGCAGGTGAAGTCAGACTGCTCGTCACCCCAGACCTCTTCAGCTGCAGCCCCCAGCACCAGGATCCTGAAGATGAAGAGGACAGTCAGCCAGACTTTGCCTATGACCGTTGAGTGCTCCTGAGCGTTCTCCAACAGCCGCCCAAGAAAGCTCCAGTCGCCCATGCTTCAAGATTTCTAGCCTATGGAGAAAGTACAGGCTGGAGTGGACAAAAGAGAAAGGAAACAGAGAAACGGAGAGTGAGAGTGTGACAGAAAGTTAAAAAAGTCAGTGAATGTGCTCAGAGCTTAGCATCACCCAGGCCTTACCCTAAACTCTCCGCACATTCGAACACACATGAAGACACACTGATGAACGACGAGGTGACCAGACggacacatatttttcttttacaTAAAATACCGAACACAAAACTGCACAACGAAAGCACCCGGCTATCTAATGAAATCGAAACACCACCTTCCCTTTCAACCCAGATGCTTTTTAGCAGCTCATATACTGTATAGGCCACCTGTTTGACTGAACTCTAGTTCACTCTGCcttttttctctgtctctctatgTCAGgctggtctctctctctctctctctctctttctctctttctctctctctcacctgcTCGCTCCAGTGCTCAGCAGGCATGTGCTGAGATCAACATTATAATGTTCGAAAACAGCATTTAGCAGAGATGGGGCTCTGGTgtggcacatgcacacacactgaccaacaaatactgacacacacactcaacTCCCACCCGTCCTGTCTCGGCCTGTTTACTgtaaaatcaaacagaaaaaaatgactctGACTGTAAAGTAACTGTCACAAATATTGGTGAAATCAGAAAAATTAAGCTGTTTTAATGACTTAAGACCTGAGATGATGAGATGAAACAGTCAAAACCACAATATATCTTCAATAAACCAAAAAACTTGTAATTTTATCATTTAAGCTACTAATCTTTTTAGTAGTATGTCTGTTATTAGGCCTTTTTAATCTTCCTCATCTTTGAAGTGAACCAACAGATGAATAACCACTAAATGTAGTCTGACTTAAACCTTTAAAGCTGACTTTAAATTTAATTAAATCCAGGAAAGTACAGTATTTCATATTGTCCGGGTGATAAAGAGGTGATAAAAAGCATTTAGAGAGCTAATCTCCATTCTGCAAACccaacacacatagacacacagaaGAGAGGAAAACTTACTAAAATATTCTTGTATTAAAGGTAATAAATCCATCGACTAGGGTTCACAATATGTATGACACCTGGAAGAGAAAAGCATCAGTCAAACAGCAGTTTAGGAACTTTCATTAGATGGTAAGTGCTAGACAAAAgcacataaaaacagaaaagatagaaaaaaaaagtgtttatcagtaaataatatcagttttaacttaaaaaaaaaaaaaaaaaaaaaaccaccatgGCTTTTTATTGACAGTTAATGGCACAAAATGTACAATCTGAGATAAACAGATCTGATATTACCAAGTCTTCAGTGGCTGATTCTATTAAAACAAATCCAAAGGTCGTGTTTACCGTTTGACCTTGTGGCATAACTTTTTGTGACTTTCTCCAAGTTGTCAGGTATTTGCGGTATTTATTTCTGATGGTGAATGTAACAGACAGGTTCAGGCCAGGTTCAAATACAAAGCCATACCTGCCATCCTGACAATACAGACTGTGCCAGAGTCCACAGACTCCCTTTAAGCGCCGCAAGCTTTGTCTGGCTTTTGTCTCATACTTGTTGCGTAAAACTGACTCTTAATTatctgataataaaaaaaaaagtcttctctTCATTTACTTTACTCTTATTTACAGTTCAGCAAATGGAACcactcaggtgtgtgtgtgtttgtgtgtgtatgagcCATACCTTTAGACTGGAGATGTCATACTTAAATAGGAAAACCAAATCCATTTGCCATCACTGGTGCCATCATTTGAGTGCGTCGAAAGCGTAAAGACCTCCCGCGGCTGCTGCAGCGACCCTCCCTCTGTCTCCCTGATCCCAAAACCGCAACCTGCCACCTCTCTGACAGCTCAACCAACTCTTTTTTAAAACAAACTCATTCATGCACAAACTACTCCACGCGTGGCCTGCCTGTCCTGTCTGCCTTTCCCCCAGGCCCGTAACTTTGCGCAGACAACTTTTCTTCTGTTGCTGTTAGTTTGTGGAGGCGGCTGGATGTCGGAGATGGGGCTTGGTTAAACGGAGCTGCCTCCCGTTTCCAGCCATGTCTGGACTGTCACATTGTGTGACCATGCATGAGTGAATCCACAGAGTCATCAGCCTGTCCGGAGTCACACCACGCCCCTGCAAACCTCCCCAAAATGCGCGCAAAAGGTGACCAATATACTGTATGCCCCAAAACCTGCCCCCAAACCGGCCACACATGTAGTCCAAAACTTCCTCTATATATAAATCACTTCACATATTGCTCATGAAttgtctaaaaaaataaaaaataaaaggcgaATATGTATTCCTATTCAGAAGTTACATTTGTTGAAGTAGATTTAAAAGTGACTATACTGTATATGAACTGAAACCACATATAGAGcacaaaaaagttaaatataatgaAAGGAACATTTCTAAGTTTGTAGCTACATTTTAATATTCTCACACAGACATATATCACATGTGTtttaacatatttacattatgTAAACACAAATTCTCTTTCTCTTAACAGACTTATGAACAGTGCATGTAATAAtgcaataaatatataaaatgacatatttattcatatatatttaatGTGCTCACCAGGTTTTGatattataattattgttttaAGTTTTAATCACTGTATATGATCATGCCTTTCTgtgaagccctgtgaggcaacttttttgtgatattgggctctataaataaaattgaattgaatgtcTGGCATTACAGACAAAATAACATGGGATCTGAAGTTAAGAATTGTGGTAAAGGAgaaaaataattatataatattaacatttgaaggaaTCACCTAAAAACCTTCCTTAAACCTAAATGCCATTAAGCAACATGAAGTTCTACCTCTATATGTCCTCACCTTAACTTCCTAAAAACACACGCCCCCAAAACAAAACCCACCAAACAGTTGAGTTTTTGATTTATGAAAAATGTCCTGAagaacaagactttattgatcAAAGTGCACGTGTAATATTTCAGGTACAAAACACAATAATCACAAACATTTAACTCCttcatttcattatttaaagCAATCTGTCCATTAGTGTCTGACTACAGAAACTACAACATGACAGAAAtctgacaaaaaaaccccaaacatgtTATTTAACAAAAACAATGTCAGACTGGAGTGATTACCACTCAAACTTAAAGACAATGTCCATTATACATTAGTGTTCACAAACAGCATCGAACTGTCATTTTTGATGCAACAGGCAGCAAGGGTCAAAGGTTAAGCAAGTTTAACACATGCTTTGTATGAGGCATTTTTGTTCtgtgattgagttttttcacTCTGATCCATCAGTATGTAACACAATACGTTTGCATAAGTTGCTGCAGTTACATAACGTCATCTTTTTGTAGATTTTCTCATTAAAATGCTAGAACTGATACATCCATACATCTCACATACACCTTCACTGTTTTCGAACCATCAAATATCATGTGGTCACACAAGGCGTCTTCTAAGAACAACACAGATGTGGCTAATCAAGTTAAGTTATTCTTGGATGAAGGTGGGACAAAGACATTGGGTTCTTAATCTGCTGTGGTTCCTCACATTCAGAGGACGAGCAGTGATTAGTGCGGCGGCTAAAATAAGGTACATGCTGAAAGCTGATACAGCCAGCTGGGGTCAGTACAACCACAACAATACACAAGTCCAGTAACACAGGAGCCGGTCCACACTGAACAGGACACCTTCAGGGCAGTGTTTCATACAACACAACTACAAACAGCAGTCACAACAATGGTAGAAACAATCACTATAAAGATATTAGAGTCAACGGGAGGCCAAaagaaatgttgaaaaatgtaaaatataccaAAAACAATTATTAAAATAACTATACACACAAAGCATTGATTCATATCTGTTCATCACTATATTTTCTTCACAA
This genomic window contains:
- the gja3 gene encoding gap junction alpha-3 protein; amino-acid sequence: MGDWSFLGRLLENAQEHSTVIGKVWLTVLFIFRILVLGAAAEEVWGDEQSDFTCNTQQPGCENVCYDEAFPISHIRFWVLQIIFVSTPTLIYLGHVLHIVRMEEKRKEKEEEMRKANRFQEEKELLYKNGGETGGGGGKKEKPPIRDEHGKIRIRGALLRTYVFNIIFKTLFEVGFILGQYFLYGFQLRPLYKCARWPCPNTVDCFISRPTEKTIFIIFMLVVACVSLLLNLLEIYHLGWKKVKQGMTNEFAPDHESLHHADIVEPECLASASRTAPSSLSYPPNYTDVTAGSGAFLPPMGPAAMPSAEFKMDDLQQGDSLRQNSPSSHYYISNNNNHRLATQQNWANLATEQQTREMKATSPSPSSSSSSTNNEQQQQPVDAALLLPTSNTSITNTTTAASSSSSSSSPGSASNAGSWGGGKSEPEEGHITTTTVEMHEPPVTVSTDPRRLSRASKSSSVRARPNDLAV